The Streptomyces cathayae DNA segment CGCCTTCGCCACCCGGTTCACCCCGGCCGCCAGGTCCTTGCGCTGCTTACCTCGCTGGAACACCCAGCGGTCGGTGCGCCAGACCATGTCGTCGCCCATGATCACCCCGCACCAGTCCCACTCGAGCCCCTGTGCCGTGTAGACGCAGCCGATCTGTCCGATACCGGCGTCGTGCACGGGCCAGATCCTCGACGGCGGCTCGCCGTTGGCGCAGAAGGACTCACTCGACGCGTTCCACGGGCGGTGCCAGCCACCGATACGCACGTCGTTCTCGAGATTCTTGCCCTTGTCCGGCTTGCTCCAGGGCCAGCAGTACCCCGCCACCATGCGGGCGGTCGCACCGGCGTCGAACTCGGTGCGGACGATGCGTTCCATCTCGTCGGGCGTGTCGACGACCTCGACGTGCATGAGCCCGTCCGGGACCCACCCGTACTCCTTCTGCGGTGACACACCGAGCAGCGCACGGGCCCAGCGGATGTAGGCGTCACTGCCTCCGCACCGGTACTGCTCCACCAGACGGTAGTGACGGAAGACCGCGTCATGGCGTCGCGCCGCGTCCTCGATGAGTTCCGGCGTGCCCACCTCGTAGGGGCGCACGGTCTGGGCCCCGTCGAGGAAGAACACGGTCAGGCGGGACGCGTCGAGGAGTTCGTCCACCTGCGGCTTGGTGCCCTGCTTCTCCGCGGGCAGCCGCCAGTTCTTGGACATGTCCCGCAGCCGGTGCGCCTCGTCGCAGATCAGCACGTCCAGCGGTGGATCCGGCGGGGTCACGAAGCTGCTGAAGTACGCGAAGCGCTCCCGGAACTCGGTCGCGGTGTATCCGACGTTCTCCTTGATCGCGGCGTTGAAGGCCCTCGACCCGCTCGCGTACTTCACCGTTCGGCCGGCGGCTTCGAGATCGGCTCGCAGCTGAAGTCCGATGGCGCTCTTCCCGGTGCCGGCTCCCCCGGTGACCAGGAAGACGGCACGCTGCGGACGGGGGACGAGCGCCTCCCGGTCCGGAGGGTCCAGGATCATTTCCGAGGCTTTCAGGACCTCGTCGGCGACCTGCTTCTGACGGCCTCTCAGGGTGAAGACCGTGTCCTCGCCGTTCGACCTGACCATGGCGTCGAGCAGCGGGGTGTTCCGAAGGTTCATCCGGTGCAGGATGTACTCGGCCGCCGAGTAGTCGTCCTCGTCGGTGAAGTGGCGCCGCAGATCCTTGAGGAGCCGGCCCCGGGTGTCGCTCGTGTACGTATGGGCGTAGGGGCCCGTGGGCGCTTGGGCACCGAGCAGTGGCCGGACGGATTCGTCCGTGGCGTTGTGCAGGTAGGCGAATCCGCCGCATTCGAAAGGTAATCCGTTCAGTGGGCCGGTGGGGCCCGTGAACAGCGCCTGGTACTCACCGAGCTG contains these protein-coding regions:
- a CDS encoding DUF2075 domain-containing protein codes for the protein MLLLRLAARDLLALNARHRLVPHLAARWVHFERGDASDGERSAWARSLVSLAEDLVAADRGNVEMIVECSPTVDASESVARTHGQIDVVLVGRHPAEGTLSVQLVELKQWSSVTRVEAATADLVYVEGIEDPVAHPALQLGEYQALFTGPTGPLNGLPFECGGFAYLHNATDESVRPLLGAQAPTGPYAHTYTSDTRGRLLKDLRRHFTDEDDYSAAEYILHRMNLRNTPLLDAMVRSNGEDTVFTLRGRQKQVADEVLKASEMILDPPDREALVPRPQRAVFLVTGGAGTGKSAIGLQLRADLEAAGRTVKYASGSRAFNAAIKENVGYTATEFRERFAYFSSFVTPPDPPLDVLICDEAHRLRDMSKNWRLPAEKQGTKPQVDELLDASRLTVFFLDGAQTVRPYEVGTPELIEDAARRHDAVFRHYRLVEQYRCGGSDAYIRWARALLGVSPQKEYGWVPDGLMHVEVVDTPDEMERIVRTEFDAGATARMVAGYCWPWSKPDKGKNLENDVRIGGWHRPWNASSESFCANGEPPSRIWPVHDAGIGQIGCVYTAQGLEWDWCGVIMGDDMVWRTDRWVFQRGKQRKDLAAGVNRVAKAGSLDPKVRTSTLDDEGFARCVRHAYHVLLTRASRATVLYSTDAETRRHLRKLVGETDVHGLRPTQESIPPELRITRQGGGARGRRARRAWNKAKRKSEMMLF